In Virgibacillus sp. NKC19-16, a single genomic region encodes these proteins:
- a CDS encoding 4a-hydroxytetrahydrobiopterin dehydratase: protein MERLTEEQIAKELENLPDWRRLDEKWIERRYRFRNYLAGVGFVDQVAAYAEGKNHHPFISIDYKVVTLKISSWQAKGLTDLDMEMVKHFDELYEQAQK, encoded by the coding sequence ATGGAGCGATTAACTGAAGAACAAATAGCGAAGGAACTTGAAAATCTTCCGGATTGGAGGCGACTCGATGAAAAATGGATCGAGCGCAGGTATCGATTTAGAAATTACCTGGCTGGCGTAGGCTTTGTAGATCAGGTTGCTGCATATGCGGAAGGCAAAAATCACCATCCGTTCATTTCTATTGATTATAAAGTTGTCACGTTAAAGATTTCGTCATGGCAGGCAAAGGGATTAACAGATCTCGATATGGAAATGGTTAAGCATTTTGATGAATTGTATGAGCAAGCACAGAAGTAA
- a CDS encoding GNAT family N-acetyltransferase, translating into MGEFTFKRLSDLEDAYIEQVCQIFVNGFYDELNIISSDKDKLIRIFAPSLIKEHFFVALDNNREVVGITAFATKTQASQIVDKEFMKEEFGNLKGRLLTSILNKKSTHIKKNQCNIEKVATASEYRGKGVATQLINHILSELPYEEFILEAMGANKSAVFVYKNLGFRVYKNLGFRVYKTRKQLIFHEKIGFAKRLYMKKEMKS; encoded by the coding sequence ATGGGCGAATTCACGTTCAAACGACTTTCCGACCTTGAAGATGCATATATAGAACAAGTATGCCAGATTTTTGTTAATGGGTTTTATGATGAATTGAACATTATCTCAAGTGATAAGGATAAGCTTATTCGCATATTTGCCCCTTCACTAATCAAAGAACATTTCTTCGTCGCATTAGACAACAACAGAGAAGTAGTTGGTATTACAGCATTCGCAACAAAAACGCAGGCCTCACAAATAGTAGACAAAGAATTCATGAAAGAGGAATTCGGGAATCTGAAAGGTCGATTGCTCACTTCTATCTTAAACAAGAAAAGTACTCATATTAAGAAAAACCAATGCAATATTGAAAAGGTTGCAACTGCAAGTGAATATAGGGGTAAGGGAGTTGCAACACAATTAATTAATCATATCCTATCAGAGCTCCCATACGAGGAGTTCATACTCGAAGCCATGGGAGCGAATAAAAGTGCAGTTTTTGTTTATAAAAATTTAGGATTTAGGGTTTATAAAAATTTAGGATTTAGGGTTTATAAAACGAGGAAACAATTGATTTTCCATGAGAAAATTGGCTTCGCTAAAAGATTGTATATGAAAAAGGAAATGAAAAGTTGA
- a CDS encoding YqzG/YhdC family protein gives MRKLFLALGMTLLLTSISATPIHIHNTASAEDETPPYAKWGRLAMKETKSEYPDADIVDYLHVGSQTSNNETTQKFKLWLKEETKEYGVFIDIKFNNETEEVLQITFEETTQ, from the coding sequence ATGAGAAAATTATTCCTAGCTCTCGGGATGACGTTATTACTGACTTCCATTTCAGCAACACCAATACATATCCATAATACTGCTAGCGCCGAAGACGAAACACCGCCATATGCAAAATGGGGGCGACTCGCAATGAAAGAAACGAAATCGGAGTATCCGGATGCTGATATTGTTGATTATTTGCACGTAGGCAGTCAGACAAGTAATAATGAGACGACTCAAAAATTCAAGTTATGGCTGAAGGAAGAAACAAAGGAATATGGTGTTTTCATTGATATAAAATTTAATAATGAAACCGAAGAGGTTCTCCAAATAACTTTTGAAGAAACCACGCAATAA
- the prpF gene encoding 2-methylaconitate cis-trans isomerase PrpF encodes MGDWGEQIKIPAVYMRGGTSKGVFFLQDDLPSDPAIRDKVLLRILGSPDPYGQQIDGMGGATSSTSKVVILSKSERSGCDVDYLFGQVSIGQSLIDWSGNCGNLTSAVGPFAIHRGLVEAPKNGMATVNIWQGNIGKKIIAHVPVKNEKVEELGDFELDGVTFQAAEINLEFLDPSADGGVFPTGNPVDSLHVPGIGAVEATLINAGNPAVFVSASSLGIRGTELQEDINSNAELLNRFEAIRAHSAVIMGLEDSLEDAKRRQHTPKIAFFEEAKRYTTSAGKKVYWNDIDILARILSMGKLHHAMTGTGAVAIAAAASIPGTIVSKILGGAMSELRFGHPSGTLTVGAEAADEETGWTVKKVVMSRSARRLMEGSVLVPDFVNLT; translated from the coding sequence ATGGGCGATTGGGGAGAACAAATAAAGATTCCAGCAGTTTATATGCGGGGCGGAACAAGCAAGGGAGTCTTTTTTCTGCAAGATGATTTACCTTCTGATCCAGCAATACGAGATAAAGTATTATTGCGCATTCTGGGAAGTCCAGATCCTTATGGACAGCAGATCGACGGGATGGGAGGTGCAACTTCAAGTACTAGTAAGGTAGTGATTTTAAGCAAAAGTGAACGGTCGGGATGTGATGTAGATTATTTATTCGGGCAGGTATCCATTGGGCAATCGCTGATAGACTGGAGCGGCAACTGTGGGAATCTTACTTCGGCCGTTGGTCCATTTGCAATACATAGAGGTCTGGTAGAAGCTCCGAAGAACGGAATGGCTACAGTTAATATCTGGCAGGGGAATATCGGCAAAAAAATCATAGCTCATGTTCCAGTAAAGAATGAAAAAGTAGAAGAGCTGGGGGATTTCGAGCTTGACGGGGTAACTTTTCAAGCAGCAGAAATAAATTTGGAATTTCTTGATCCTAGTGCCGATGGCGGTGTGTTTCCTACAGGGAACCCAGTAGATAGCCTTCATGTCCCTGGTATAGGCGCAGTGGAAGCGACTTTAATTAATGCTGGGAATCCAGCTGTATTCGTGTCAGCATCATCGTTGGGGATTAGAGGAACGGAGCTGCAAGAGGATATAAATAGTAATGCAGAATTACTGAACCGTTTTGAGGCCATACGTGCTCACAGTGCAGTCATTATGGGTTTAGAGGACAGCCTGGAAGATGCTAAAAGGCGTCAGCACACACCGAAAATTGCATTTTTTGAAGAAGCAAAGCGTTACACCACTTCTGCTGGAAAAAAAGTTTATTGGAATGACATTGATATTTTGGCACGAATTCTTTCAATGGGCAAACTACATCACGCCATGACCGGTACAGGTGCAGTAGCAATTGCAGCCGCGGCTTCGATACCGGGAACTATTGTCAGCAAGATTTTAGGTGGCGCTATGTCAGAACTTCGCTTTGGTCACCCATCTGGTACTTTAACTGTTGGTGCGGAAGCTGCAGACGAAGAAACTGGATGGACTGTAAAAAAAGTTGTTATGAGCCGTAGTGCAAGAAGATTAATGGAGGGGTCTGTTCTAGTACCCGATTTTGTTAACCTTACCTAG
- a CDS encoding SDR family oxidoreductase, whose product MRLEGKVAVVTGGASGMGKAIAELYAKEGAKVVVSDINLEGADEVVSEITANGGIAKAVKTNVAELKDIEEMIDTAVESYGTLDILVNNAGIMDGMEPAEDIEDEKWERIFAINTTSVMRATRKALPIFLDKGKGVIVNTASTGGLNGAHAGAAYGASKHAVVGFTKNTGFMYANKGIRCNAIAPGGVETNIGSTMKNINEFGASRTQLAQSVMPRAGSSEEIANVALFLASDESSFVNGTVITADAGWTAAF is encoded by the coding sequence ATGAGACTAGAAGGAAAAGTTGCTGTTGTAACAGGTGGAGCATCAGGAATGGGTAAAGCTATTGCTGAATTGTATGCAAAAGAAGGCGCCAAAGTAGTCGTTTCCGATATTAACTTAGAGGGTGCTGATGAAGTAGTTTCGGAAATCACTGCCAACGGTGGTATAGCAAAAGCCGTAAAAACGAATGTTGCAGAGTTAAAAGATATTGAAGAGATGATCGATACAGCGGTTGAATCATATGGCACGTTAGATATTCTTGTCAATAATGCTGGGATCATGGATGGCATGGAACCTGCTGAAGACATTGAAGATGAGAAATGGGAAAGAATTTTTGCTATCAATACGACATCAGTGATGCGCGCAACACGTAAAGCGTTGCCTATATTCCTGGACAAAGGCAAAGGCGTTATCGTTAACACGGCCTCTACTGGAGGGCTAAATGGCGCCCATGCAGGTGCTGCTTATGGCGCATCAAAACATGCTGTTGTAGGCTTCACAAAGAATACAGGATTTATGTATGCCAACAAGGGGATACGCTGTAATGCCATCGCGCCAGGCGGTGTTGAAACAAACATTGGCTCCACGATGAAAAATATTAATGAATTCGGTGCTAGTCGAACGCAGCTAGCACAATCTGTTATGCCGAGAGCCGGTTCATCAGAGGAAATTGCGAATGTTGCACTATTTTTAGCTTCTGATGAATCCAGCTTTGTAAATGGTACCGTTATAACCGCAGATGCAGGTTGGACAGCTGCATTTTAA
- a CDS encoding TraB/GumN family protein: MSEENVTRIHIDDREFILIGTAHVSKTSAEEVKEVIEAENPDSVCIELDQGRYNSIVEGNKWKDMDIFKVIREKKATLLLMNLAISSFQNRMAKQFGISPGQEMIQGIDSAKETGADLVLADRNIQTTFSRVWRNIGLKGKALLLMQVIGGIFSKETISEADLEKMKSEDTLNAMLHEFTQSFPRLKKPLIDERDQFLSQKIKEAPGNKIVAVLGAAHVPGIKEEIHNDHDLKRLSQVPPKSNAPKIIAWSIPIIILAIIAYTFYANPSAGIQQSISWVIWNGSLSAIGAAAALGHPITILTAFIAAPITSLNPLIAAGWFAGLMQAYIKRPNVRDFENLTEDVFSVKGFWNNKVTRILLVVVLANLGSSLGTFIGGADVIRLFLENL; this comes from the coding sequence ATGAGTGAAGAAAATGTTACTCGAATTCATATAGATGATAGGGAATTTATACTTATTGGGACGGCGCATGTTTCTAAAACTAGTGCTGAAGAGGTGAAGGAAGTTATTGAGGCTGAAAATCCGGATTCTGTTTGTATTGAACTGGATCAAGGCAGGTATAACTCTATCGTAGAGGGAAACAAGTGGAAGGACATGGATATTTTTAAGGTGATTCGCGAAAAGAAAGCAACATTACTTCTCATGAACCTTGCTATATCCTCTTTTCAAAACCGGATGGCCAAGCAATTTGGCATCAGCCCCGGTCAGGAAATGATTCAAGGGATTGACTCAGCGAAGGAAACTGGCGCAGATTTGGTTCTGGCTGACAGAAACATTCAAACCACCTTTTCCCGGGTGTGGCGTAATATTGGTCTCAAAGGAAAGGCTTTGCTTCTCATGCAGGTCATCGGCGGGATTTTCAGTAAAGAAACAATTTCTGAAGCGGACCTGGAGAAAATGAAATCAGAAGACACGCTCAATGCGATGCTTCATGAATTTACGCAAAGCTTTCCAAGACTGAAAAAACCGCTAATCGATGAGCGGGATCAATTTTTATCCCAGAAAATCAAAGAAGCACCGGGTAATAAAATCGTTGCTGTCCTGGGAGCGGCGCATGTACCTGGCATTAAAGAAGAAATCCATAACGACCATGATTTAAAACGCTTATCTCAAGTTCCGCCTAAATCAAACGCACCTAAAATCATTGCCTGGTCTATTCCGATTATCATACTGGCAATTATCGCGTATACATTTTACGCAAATCCATCTGCGGGAATTCAGCAGTCCATTAGCTGGGTGATCTGGAATGGGTCTCTTTCTGCAATTGGAGCGGCTGCGGCCTTAGGACACCCGATTACCATTCTTACGGCATTTATTGCGGCACCGATAACTTCTTTAAACCCACTAATTGCAGCTGGGTGGTTTGCAGGACTCATGCAGGCCTATATCAAACGCCCGAATGTCCGGGATTTTGAAAATCTGACCGAGGATGTTTTTAGTGTAAAAGGATTTTGGAATAATAAGGTGACCCGAATTCTGCTTGTCGTCGTTTTGGCGAATCTCGGAAGTTCGCTGGGAACCTTTATTGGTGGAGCAGATGTCATCCGGTTATTCTTGGAAAATTTATAG
- a CDS encoding vWA domain-containing protein has product MLKSKWWYVVFIVFIFMIAGCASESESESAGDATQPESAEETVEGGNLEEGNSPETEEVAKVTEDDFFADLPEPPTTLEELLTYPSGEFSGKEFAEQSDDIEKILDQFPESGEEISQEETSRYWQKLLTLFAEEFPDPENVVDQWGGSTLNGPEVAGEEVPFKENYNVEIILDSSGSMANYQGDQTRMELAKEAITEFAESLPEEANVGLRAYGFEGSNAEADKEVSCASNELVYEIAPYDEEGLAEAMEQFSPTGWTPLAEAISMAESDLAEYDGENNTNIIYVVSDGVETCDGDPVEDAETLAASNITPVANVIGFDVDNEGQQQLEDVAEAAEGTYTDVENQDQLQDEFQRASELAGEWRLWKANAMGDARMENVDRAQSMRDFRSEWSDSHKMERHNFNEAIKYLQREREAISRDTSMKLHDMRNERLDMLSDLRSDAWDNLSEIKDKEFEEAKDEIQDKYDANAPD; this is encoded by the coding sequence GTGTTAAAAAGTAAGTGGTGGTATGTTGTATTTATAGTATTTATTTTCATGATAGCTGGATGTGCATCCGAATCCGAATCCGAATCGGCAGGGGATGCCACGCAACCCGAAAGTGCTGAAGAAACAGTAGAAGGGGGAAATTTGGAAGAGGGGAATAGTCCAGAAACAGAGGAGGTAGCAAAAGTAACAGAAGATGATTTTTTCGCTGATCTTCCGGAACCCCCTACAACTTTGGAAGAACTGCTCACTTATCCTAGCGGTGAATTTTCCGGTAAAGAGTTTGCGGAGCAGTCGGATGACATTGAAAAAATACTGGATCAGTTCCCTGAATCAGGAGAGGAAATAAGTCAGGAAGAGACTAGCAGGTACTGGCAAAAATTATTAACCTTATTTGCCGAGGAATTTCCGGATCCGGAGAATGTTGTTGATCAGTGGGGCGGTTCTACATTGAATGGTCCTGAAGTTGCTGGCGAAGAGGTTCCATTCAAAGAAAATTATAATGTGGAAATCATTCTCGATTCCAGTGGAAGTATGGCCAATTATCAGGGGGATCAGACGCGGATGGAATTGGCGAAGGAAGCAATTACCGAATTTGCGGAGAGCCTGCCGGAAGAAGCGAATGTGGGGCTGCGAGCATATGGTTTCGAGGGAAGTAATGCGGAGGCAGATAAGGAAGTTTCCTGTGCAAGCAATGAACTGGTCTATGAAATAGCACCATATGATGAAGAGGGTCTTGCTGAGGCAATGGAACAATTCAGTCCTACTGGCTGGACACCGCTTGCTGAGGCTATTTCGATGGCTGAATCGGATCTGGCGGAATATGATGGGGAAAATAATACAAATATAATTTACGTCGTGAGTGACGGCGTGGAAACGTGCGATGGGGACCCTGTAGAAGATGCGGAAACCCTTGCTGCATCCAATATCACCCCGGTCGCTAATGTGATTGGCTTTGATGTAGATAATGAAGGCCAGCAGCAACTGGAGGATGTTGCAGAGGCAGCAGAAGGTACATATACCGATGTGGAAAACCAGGACCAACTACAGGATGAATTTCAACGGGCTTCCGAGCTTGCCGGTGAATGGCGGTTGTGGAAGGCGAATGCCATGGGTGACGCCAGGATGGAAAATGTGGACAGAGCCCAATCCATGCGCGATTTTCGATCAGAGTGGTCAGACAGCCACAAAATGGAAAGACATAATTTCAATGAAGCTATTAAGTATCTGCAACGGGAAAGAGAGGCTATCAGCAGAGATACTTCTATGAAACTTCATGACATGAGAAATGAGCGGCTGGATATGCTTTCAGATCTCCGTAGTGATGCTTGGGATAATCTCTCGGAAATAAAGGATAAAGAATTTGAAGAGGCAAAAGATGAGATCCAGGATAAATATGATGCTAATGCGCCGGATTAG
- a CDS encoding histidine phosphatase family protein: MTTICLIRHGETDWNAGGRLQGMTDIPLNDKGIRQAEECAAFLRAVDYDVLIASPLKRAKRTAEIINNKLNLPFVEMEDFKERAFGDAERMTMEERLTAYPDKNFPNQEESEAFTHRVMAGIDTITQNYPDKSVLLVAHGAVINVILTVISNGEIGADKTKLLNACISNIHYQENQWNVKNFNLVDHLS; this comes from the coding sequence ATCACAACAATATGCTTAATCAGACACGGGGAAACAGATTGGAATGCTGGAGGGAGACTGCAGGGGATGACAGATATTCCATTGAATGATAAGGGGATTCGCCAGGCTGAGGAATGTGCTGCTTTTTTACGTGCGGTCGATTATGATGTACTTATCGCGAGTCCGCTAAAACGGGCAAAACGCACCGCAGAAATCATTAACAATAAATTGAATCTCCCATTTGTGGAAATGGAAGACTTTAAAGAAAGAGCCTTCGGGGATGCTGAACGGATGACGATGGAAGAAAGATTAACGGCATATCCGGACAAAAATTTTCCAAACCAGGAAGAGAGTGAGGCATTTACGCATAGAGTCATGGCCGGAATTGATACCATCACACAAAACTACCCCGATAAAAGCGTGTTGCTTGTCGCTCACGGGGCAGTGATTAATGTTATTCTAACGGTCATCTCGAATGGGGAAATCGGTGCTGATAAAACGAAATTATTGAATGCCTGTATCAGCAACATCCATTATCAGGAAAATCAATGGAATGTGAAAAATTTTAATCTGGTGGATCATTTGTCGTAA
- a CDS encoding M4 family metallopeptidase, translating to MNKGILSFTLATFVSVGVVAQGSAVYAEETKVQLNDTYDTPSYIIENWEAPDGLTKEEIVQAYIKQNSEEFKLESDTNVNFEIIDEQEDQETGTSHFVIVQNYNGIPIYGADQTIALDENNDVTSYFGQVISDLDNENIATQSSVSKEKAVDIFKTELEKKIGTVDQYDGEINVEPYIYEYDDAFYLTYLVTGSTTNPEVGYWHYFIDARNGDIIDSYNAAHTATDTTVDNGTSSVTAFGTGVFGERQKFVAEAFDDMFRLFDETRGDGVVTYDNTTGTNVDFISRNKMFTDGSAVDAHANAQTTYDYFLDTFGRDSVDDNGQILISAVHVGDNWNNASWNGRQMSYGDGDGERFHPLAGGLDVAAHEMAHGVIQHTAGLIYRDESGALNESFADIFGAMVDREDWIIGDDIMADGTIGLRSMEDPTALIERRTQAPYPDHWSKLYTGDLDNGGVHINSSINNKAAYLMAEGGEHYGVEVNGVGRDATEQIYYRALSLYLTSSADFSMMRQAAIEAASDLYGSNSDAVAAVEGAYDAVGVY from the coding sequence ATCAATAAAGGGATACTTTCTTTTACGTTGGCTACCTTCGTTTCTGTAGGAGTAGTTGCGCAGGGATCCGCTGTATATGCTGAGGAAACCAAGGTTCAGTTGAACGACACATATGATACACCTTCCTACATTATTGAAAATTGGGAAGCGCCTGACGGGTTAACGAAGGAAGAAATCGTCCAGGCCTACATTAAGCAAAATAGTGAGGAGTTTAAACTGGAAAGTGATACGAATGTAAACTTTGAAATAATAGATGAACAAGAAGATCAAGAAACAGGAACCTCTCATTTTGTGATTGTTCAAAATTATAACGGCATCCCAATTTATGGGGCTGATCAGACAATAGCTTTGGATGAGAATAATGATGTTACATCCTATTTTGGCCAGGTCATTTCTGATTTAGACAACGAAAATATAGCAACACAATCTAGCGTCTCTAAAGAAAAGGCAGTAGATATATTTAAAACGGAGCTTGAAAAGAAAATAGGTACGGTAGATCAGTATGATGGAGAAATTAATGTAGAACCGTATATCTATGAATATGATGATGCGTTTTATCTTACGTATCTTGTGACAGGTTCTACGACAAACCCTGAAGTTGGTTATTGGCATTATTTCATCGATGCCAGGAATGGGGATATTATTGATTCCTATAATGCCGCCCATACTGCTACGGATACTACTGTTGATAATGGCACCAGCAGTGTTACGGCATTTGGTACAGGTGTCTTTGGTGAAAGACAGAAATTTGTAGCTGAAGCATTTGACGATATGTTTAGACTTTTTGATGAGACTAGAGGAGACGGCGTAGTCACCTATGATAACACAACGGGCACCAATGTGGACTTTATTAGCAGGAATAAAATGTTCACAGATGGTTCAGCAGTAGACGCGCATGCAAATGCACAGACGACATATGATTACTTTTTAGACACATTTGGACGTGATTCCGTTGACGATAATGGGCAGATTTTGATATCTGCCGTCCATGTTGGTGATAACTGGAATAATGCATCATGGAACGGGAGGCAGATGTCGTATGGTGATGGCGACGGGGAGCGATTCCATCCACTTGCTGGAGGGTTAGATGTTGCCGCACATGAAATGGCTCACGGCGTTATTCAACATACAGCAGGTTTGATCTATCGAGATGAATCAGGTGCGCTAAATGAGTCGTTTGCAGATATATTTGGTGCAATGGTGGATCGAGAGGATTGGATAATTGGTGACGATATCATGGCAGATGGCACAATCGGATTACGTTCCATGGAAGATCCAACTGCCCTTATTGAAAGAAGAACTCAAGCCCCCTACCCGGATCATTGGAGCAAGTTATATACAGGTGATTTAGATAATGGCGGCGTGCATATCAATAGTAGTATCAATAACAAAGCTGCGTATCTAATGGCAGAAGGCGGAGAACATTATGGGGTAGAAGTAAACGGTGTAGGACGTGATGCAACAGAACAAATTTATTACCGTGCCCTTTCGCTTTATTTAACGAGTAGTGCTGACTTTAGTATGATGCGGCAGGCAGCTATTGAAGCGGCTTCGGATTTGTATGGAAGTAATTCGGATGCAGTTGCAGCTGTGGAGGGGGCGTATGATGCTGTTGGGGTTTATTAA
- a CDS encoding CalY family protein yields MGIKKKLGLSMVSGMLGLALVGGGTFAYFSDQEETNNTFAAGTLDLSVNPEAIIDIDNLKPGDTMMREFNLSNDGSLEIENVNLETNYSVADMNGDNDGDFGEHIKVNFLWNWDQESEPVFETTLYELSEMDPDVVKRDIWDPLWEQKGGLDSGETHDFWVEFEFVDNGEDQNIFQGDSLQLQWIFNATQSEGEDI; encoded by the coding sequence ATGGGTATTAAGAAGAAATTAGGTTTAAGTATGGTTTCAGGAATGTTAGGACTAGCATTAGTTGGTGGTGGCACATTCGCCTATTTTAGTGATCAGGAGGAAACGAATAACACCTTTGCGGCAGGAACATTAGATTTATCGGTTAATCCGGAAGCTATTATCGATATTGATAATCTCAAGCCTGGTGACACGATGATGCGTGAGTTTAATTTATCCAATGATGGGAGCCTGGAAATAGAAAATGTCAATTTAGAAACAAATTATTCCGTAGCGGATATGAATGGTGACAATGATGGTGATTTTGGCGAACATATCAAGGTGAATTTCTTATGGAATTGGGATCAGGAGAGTGAGCCTGTTTTTGAAACGACCTTATATGAATTAAGTGAAATGGATCCGGATGTTGTTAAACGGGATATTTGGGATCCGTTATGGGAGCAAAAGGGCGGTCTCGATTCTGGTGAAACACATGATTTTTGGGTAGAATTCGAGTTTGTTGATAACGGGGAGGATCAAAATATTTTTCAAGGAGACAGCCTCCAGTTGCAATGGATCTTTAACGCCACACAATCAGAGGGCGAAGATATTTAA
- a CDS encoding GNAT family N-acetyltransferase: MGLVEVDEELYLRLFEIGDAEDLFRMIDDSRDYLREWLSWVDNTKTVDDSRGFIEHTLRTYEAESEFTAGIFYQGKLVGTAGFNSFDWTNKVGYIGYWLAEGYQGKGIMSSVCRALISFAFYELQLNKVAIRAACENKKSRAIPERLGFAKEGEIRQAEWLYDHYVDYVVYGMLAHEWERSRFVKGGN, encoded by the coding sequence ATGGGCTTGGTTGAGGTTGATGAGGAATTATACTTGAGACTGTTTGAGATAGGGGATGCAGAGGACCTATTTCGGATGATCGATGATTCAAGGGATTATTTACGCGAGTGGCTTTCCTGGGTGGACAATACAAAAACAGTGGATGATTCCCGCGGCTTCATTGAGCATACATTACGGACTTATGAAGCAGAAAGCGAATTTACTGCTGGCATATTTTATCAAGGGAAACTTGTCGGTACTGCTGGTTTTAACAGCTTTGATTGGACGAATAAAGTTGGATACATCGGCTATTGGCTTGCGGAGGGCTACCAAGGAAAAGGCATTATGAGCAGCGTTTGCCGCGCCCTGATATCTTTTGCTTTCTATGAACTGCAACTTAATAAAGTGGCCATCCGTGCAGCCTGTGAAAATAAGAAGAGCAGAGCAATCCCCGAGCGACTTGGGTTTGCAAAAGAAGGGGAAATCCGCCAGGCAGAGTGGCTGTATGATCATTATGTGGATTATGTGGTTTATGGGATGCTTGCGCATGAGTGGGAAAGGAGCAGATTTGTTAAAGGAGGTAACTAA
- a CDS encoding SDR family oxidoreductase, whose product MAKLVSFLASDDSSYITGSNIFIDGGLLVE is encoded by the coding sequence ATTGCTAAGTTAGTCTCATTCTTAGCGAGTGATGATTCTTCCTATATAACTGGCTCAAACATCTTTATTGATGGAGGTCTACTAGTAGAATAG
- a CDS encoding SDR family oxidoreductase, which produces MDPRNMQKGSTPRQRQGKQPGIESKMQPRPHQPTEYIGTGKLRGRSALITGGDSGIGRAVAILYAKEGANVAISYLDEHEDAEETKQLVEAEGGKCLLLPGDIKEESHCQDLVEKTVTEFGSINILVNNAAIQYVRNDVLEISSEQFEEVFRTNFFSQFYLTKAAVRHMQSGDSIISTSSINAYRGNPIFMDYSATKGAITSFTRSIAQSLASKGIRANTVAPGPVWTPLIPSSFDEDGVENFGQNSLMGRPGQPSEHAWPYVMLASDESSYMTGQAIHINGGSWTSS; this is translated from the coding sequence ATGGATCCTAGAAATATGCAAAAGGGGAGCACCCCCCGTCAACGCCAGGGCAAGCAGCCTGGTATCGAGTCAAAAATGCAACCAAGGCCTCATCAGCCTACTGAATATATAGGGACAGGTAAATTAAGAGGGAGATCAGCTCTTATCACAGGAGGTGACAGCGGAATCGGTCGTGCTGTAGCCATTCTTTATGCCAAAGAAGGGGCCAATGTCGCGATTTCGTACTTGGATGAGCATGAAGATGCAGAGGAAACGAAACAGCTGGTAGAAGCTGAAGGGGGAAAATGCCTCTTGCTCCCAGGAGATATTAAAGAAGAGTCACATTGCCAGGATTTAGTTGAAAAAACGGTGACTGAATTTGGCAGTATTAATATTCTCGTCAACAATGCGGCGATTCAATACGTTCGTAATGATGTGCTCGAGATATCATCCGAGCAGTTTGAGGAAGTTTTCCGGACGAATTTCTTTTCCCAGTTCTATTTAACAAAAGCTGCTGTCCGCCACATGCAGTCAGGCGATTCGATTATTAGCACCTCTTCGATTAACGCATACCGCGGAAACCCGATCTTCATGGATTATTCCGCAACCAAAGGGGCGATCACCTCCTTTACGCGCAGTATCGCCCAAAGCCTTGCCAGCAAAGGTATTCGTGCCAACACTGTCGCTCCAGGCCCAGTGTGGACACCACTTATCCCTTCTTCTTTTGATGAAGACGGTGTTGAAAATTTTGGCCAAAACTCTCTAATGGGACGCCCGGGACAGCCATCCGAACATGCATGGCCTTATGTCATGCTTGCTTCTGATGAATCATCTTATATGACCGGGCAAGCGATTCATATCAACGGTGGGTCTTGGACGTCATCCTAA